A single window of Chitinophaga sp. XS-30 DNA harbors:
- a CDS encoding zinc-dependent metalloprotease has product MTDLKRSMGCTMLFACWMLGISAANAQEKRDTSIKSYDAFFPKQPVSDTGLFIVHLDKGNYYFEIPDSLLKKDMLIVSRRAAMSSSEIDPMVAGDNAQSGGLMIQWDVTPDGKSILLKKVTTRNLMRFSGTDSAFERAIMRQTLDPILMSFPIKAKGKQNMSAIIDIRPLYAADVKELTPFAQNPLYVALGLPVKKYKFEADRSFISTAQSFGQNIEVRSMLTFTEGDNTYSILVNRSMVLLPEAPMQARFADDRVGYFVRSYSDYNESNPVKQRSFIARWRLEPKPEDVAKMRNGALAEPVKPVIFYIDDATPEKWVKYIRQGVEDWLPAFEAAGFKNAIVARDVPVNDPSFNPEDMRYSVIRYTASAIPNAKGPSVTDPRSGEILESDIIIYHNVFQLLKDWRFAQTAANDPVVRTTQIPDSILGEALRYVVAHEVGHALGLRHNMGASFAFPVDSLRSATFTQQYGTTPSIMDYARNNYVAQPEDKGVKLTPPLLGAYDKYAISWGYKPIPQALDAESEVPVLNSWIEKHIGDPSYRFGEGDLNSSDPSAMRESLGDNVVKASEYGVKNIKYIISHLEEWIGKKGESYEDMEDLLKAVLRQYERYIGHVSVNIAGIYQRYPVQGQHEKRYTYVSKEEQRKSVAFILKQYRELPEWLEIADLNIVNNTGGVRKLLPISSYIERLYTSSFQGNLLNNGKLAYLVDNEVANGKDAYGAKDLLKDIRQDVFRETMAGKAPDFYRQMLQAIYVDRLINISKFGRPVPGGKRVLHALHTSCFCLHDAELPSLRAQQPGDNNLYFQYMDFRAADKQFKIESLVLGELKDIRELIKKGIRVGNATPSHYDFLLKRINTFLAAQ; this is encoded by the coding sequence ATGACAGATTTAAAAAGATCGATGGGATGTACCATGCTGTTTGCCTGCTGGATGCTGGGCATCTCTGCAGCAAACGCACAGGAGAAACGCGACACGAGCATAAAATCATACGATGCTTTCTTTCCAAAGCAACCCGTGTCGGATACAGGATTATTTATTGTTCACCTCGATAAAGGGAACTACTATTTCGAGATACCGGACAGCCTCCTGAAAAAGGACATGCTGATCGTTTCCCGCCGTGCCGCCATGAGCAGCAGCGAGATCGATCCCATGGTAGCCGGTGACAATGCACAGTCCGGAGGATTGATGATCCAGTGGGATGTTACGCCTGACGGCAAATCCATTCTGCTGAAAAAAGTGACTACCCGTAACCTGATGCGTTTCAGCGGAACGGATAGCGCTTTTGAAAGAGCGATCATGCGGCAGACCCTTGATCCCATACTCATGTCTTTCCCTATCAAGGCAAAAGGCAAACAAAACATGAGCGCGATCATCGACATCAGACCCTTGTATGCGGCGGACGTAAAGGAACTCACGCCTTTCGCGCAGAACCCCTTGTACGTGGCGCTGGGCCTTCCCGTAAAAAAATACAAGTTTGAGGCGGACCGCTCTTTCATCAGTACGGCGCAAAGCTTCGGTCAGAATATAGAAGTACGCAGCATGCTTACGTTCACGGAAGGGGATAACACCTATTCCATCCTGGTGAACCGCTCTATGGTGCTGTTGCCTGAAGCGCCCATGCAGGCAAGGTTTGCAGATGACAGGGTGGGCTATTTCGTGCGGTCTTACAGCGATTATAACGAAAGCAATCCCGTGAAGCAGCGGTCTTTTATCGCCCGCTGGCGGCTGGAGCCGAAGCCGGAAGATGTGGCAAAGATGCGCAACGGTGCGCTCGCGGAACCGGTTAAACCCGTTATTTTTTATATCGACGACGCCACGCCGGAGAAATGGGTGAAGTATATCAGGCAGGGAGTGGAAGACTGGCTGCCGGCATTCGAAGCGGCCGGTTTTAAAAATGCGATCGTAGCCAGGGACGTTCCGGTGAATGATCCTTCATTCAATCCGGAGGATATGCGGTATTCCGTTATCCGGTACACGGCCTCGGCCATTCCCAATGCCAAAGGCCCATCCGTGACCGATCCACGCTCCGGCGAAATTCTGGAATCGGATATCATTATCTATCACAACGTTTTTCAGCTGTTGAAGGACTGGCGTTTTGCCCAGACCGCAGCTAACGATCCTGTTGTGCGCACCACGCAAATTCCTGACTCCATCCTGGGCGAAGCGTTGCGGTATGTGGTGGCGCATGAGGTGGGGCATGCGCTGGGCCTGCGGCATAACATGGGTGCTTCTTTCGCCTTCCCGGTCGATTCCCTGCGTTCTGCTACATTTACGCAACAGTATGGCACCACGCCGTCCATCATGGATTACGCGCGGAATAACTATGTGGCGCAGCCGGAAGACAAGGGGGTAAAACTTACGCCGCCGCTATTGGGGGCATATGATAAATATGCGATCAGCTGGGGCTACAAGCCCATCCCGCAGGCCCTGGACGCTGAAAGCGAAGTGCCGGTGCTGAACAGCTGGATCGAAAAACATATCGGTGATCCATCCTACCGTTTCGGGGAAGGCGACCTCAACAGCAGCGACCCTTCCGCCATGCGTGAAAGCCTGGGAGACAATGTGGTAAAGGCCAGCGAATACGGCGTGAAAAATATAAAATATATCATCTCGCACCTGGAGGAATGGATAGGCAAAAAAGGCGAAAGCTACGAGGATATGGAAGACCTGCTGAAAGCCGTGCTGCGGCAGTATGAGCGGTATATCGGGCATGTGTCCGTAAATATCGCGGGTATCTACCAGCGTTATCCAGTGCAGGGGCAGCACGAAAAAAGGTACACCTATGTGAGCAAGGAAGAACAGCGGAAATCGGTGGCCTTTATCCTGAAGCAATACCGCGAACTGCCGGAGTGGCTTGAAATAGCTGATCTGAATATCGTTAACAATACCGGTGGTGTAAGAAAACTGCTGCCTATCAGCAGCTATATTGAGAGATTGTACACCAGCAGCTTCCAGGGCAATCTGTTGAACAACGGCAAGCTGGCTTACCTGGTGGATAATGAAGTGGCGAACGGGAAAGATGCTTACGGCGCAAAGGACCTGCTGAAAGATATCCGACAGGATGTATTCCGGGAAACGATGGCCGGAAAGGCGCCGGACTTTTACCGCCAGATGCTGCAGGCGATTTATGTGGACAGGCTGATCAATATTTCAAAGTTCGGTAGGCCCGTACCGGGCGGCAAACGGGTCTTGCATGCCCTGCATACCAGCTGTTTCTGCTTGCATGATGCGGAACTGCCTTCTCTCAGGGCGCAGCAGCCCGGGGACAACAACCTTTACTTTCAGTATATGGATTTCAGGGCTGCGGACAAGCAGTTCAAAATAGAAAGCCTGGTGCTGGGAGAATTAAAGGACATCAGGGAGTTGATCAAAAAAGGGATCAGGGTGGGTAATGCTACGCCTTCCCATTACGACTTCCTGCTGAAACGGATCAATACCTTTTTAGCAGCGCAATAA
- a CDS encoding RagB/SusD family nutrient uptake outer membrane protein has protein sequence MKNILCIIFIALLLGGCTKITDVIDREPPNNLVPENVAKNAEGVRNLLNGAYAKLHDQYYYMVLTEVIPGALSGTIARNGSLVNLQYVDNAVLPTLAEVNNCWVAMYKMINQANWVIQLVNELPEGEMAQAERETITAQARALRAMAHFDALRFFGQFYDVNSPWGVVIRTEPADFTTRNIARSTVAEVYNQVLSDLDYAIEKAPDFSTPVFISKTAAQAIKARVLLFRGDYGEAAAMADDVISGGKRKLSATYAKVFSDGFSSTEMIFMRATDAITFTGDRKRFTYGNRHAIASPWFKTFMAGDPRIPATYTASNSAIVKTNNAAHFAPSYFFRLAEMYLIKAEGLARSGAPIADAKAPLDSIITRAYGTPQTSPATTREALLNDIYAQIIKELAFENGSEWFAGIRFDSIMSVKPTVVDVDQYILPIPEAETMSNPFFGDQNPGY, from the coding sequence ATGAAAAATATTCTCTGCATAATATTCATTGCCCTTCTGCTCGGTGGCTGCACAAAAATTACGGATGTGATAGACCGCGAGCCGCCCAATAACCTGGTACCCGAGAATGTGGCAAAGAACGCCGAAGGTGTGCGTAACCTGCTGAATGGCGCCTATGCCAAGCTGCATGACCAGTATTATTATATGGTGCTGACCGAAGTCATTCCCGGCGCCCTGAGCGGCACCATCGCCAGGAATGGTTCCCTCGTCAACCTGCAGTACGTGGATAATGCGGTACTGCCTACCCTGGCGGAAGTCAACAACTGCTGGGTGGCCATGTATAAAATGATCAACCAGGCCAATTGGGTCATTCAGCTGGTGAACGAATTACCTGAAGGCGAAATGGCGCAGGCGGAAAGGGAAACGATCACCGCGCAGGCCAGGGCATTACGGGCGATGGCCCATTTCGACGCCCTGCGTTTCTTCGGCCAGTTCTATGATGTGAACAGCCCGTGGGGGGTGGTGATCAGAACGGAGCCGGCGGATTTCACCACACGCAACATCGCCAGAAGCACGGTTGCCGAGGTCTATAACCAGGTGCTGTCGGATCTCGACTATGCGATAGAAAAAGCGCCGGATTTTTCCACGCCGGTATTCATCTCCAAAACGGCAGCGCAGGCCATCAAGGCCAGGGTGTTGTTGTTCAGGGGCGATTACGGAGAAGCGGCGGCAATGGCGGATGATGTGATCTCCGGCGGAAAACGGAAGCTGAGCGCTACCTATGCCAAGGTGTTTTCAGACGGGTTCTCTTCCACGGAAATGATCTTCATGCGGGCAACGGATGCGATCACCTTTACCGGCGACCGGAAAAGGTTCACCTACGGCAACCGCCACGCGATCGCCAGTCCCTGGTTCAAGACCTTTATGGCGGGCGATCCGCGGATTCCGGCCACTTACACGGCATCTAACAGCGCCATCGTCAAAACGAACAATGCTGCCCATTTTGCGCCTTCCTATTTTTTCCGGCTGGCGGAAATGTACCTGATCAAAGCTGAAGGGCTTGCCCGCAGCGGTGCTCCCATAGCAGATGCCAAGGCGCCGCTGGACAGCATTATCACAAGGGCTTACGGTACGCCGCAAACATCGCCCGCTACCACCAGGGAAGCATTGCTGAACGATATCTATGCGCAGATCATCAAGGAACTGGCTTTTGAGAACGGCAGCGAATGGTTCGCCGGAATACGGTTTGACAGCATCATGTCCGTCAAACCAACGGTAGTAGATGTTGATCAGTACATTTTGCCCATTCCGGAAGCCGAGACCATGAGCAATCCATTCTTCGGGGATCAGAACCCCGGCTACTAA
- a CDS encoding FAD-dependent oxidoreductase, whose amino-acid sequence MMKFEAAGQRSFPGKNMDVDLVITGGGLSGVCGAITAARQGLKVVLVQDRPVLGGNASSEVRLWILGATSHMGNNNRWAREGGLVDELLVENTFRNPEGNPLIFDTILLDKVTCEPNITLLLNTAVYAVEKKDAHTIRSLKAFCSQNQTEYTLTAPLFMDASGDGVVGFLSGAAFRMGAETKEEFGELFAPSREYGELLGHSLYFYSKDTGKPVKFVPPAYALDDITKVPKFKSFNAREFGCKLWWIEYGGRLDTVHDTEEIKWELWKVVYGVWNYIKNSGNFPEAENLTLEWVGTIPGKRESRRFEGDYMLRQQDIVAQHQHEDAIAFGGWSIDLHPADGVFSEKPGCNQWHSKGIYQIPYRCVYSSNIRNLFLAGRIISASHVAFGSTRVMATAAHVSQAAAMAAVICREQGIQPADIISKGWINTLQQRLLKTGHHIPGLTHRDEKDLVQSAAITASSELVFREFTGDPLKKPLDAAVAQMIPLQQGKIGPLTFHADAATATTLEVELRISSKAGNYTPDVTLARQTLPVHPGRNCLQLNFDAEMPEAAYAFVTFLKNPQVQLHRTEKRVTGLLSVFNTINKAVSNYGKQTPPEDIGMDTFEFWCPQRRPEGHNIDFKYPEGLDLFKADNIRNGTDRPTTQPNAWVADWQDNNPALTLRWDTPQHIREIDIFFDTDYDHPMESVLMTHPETVMPFCVQEYQVKDDKGNVIASAVDNHQTCNRIRFEQAINTGSLTIAVKHPSAEVPAAVFSVRCYE is encoded by the coding sequence ATGATGAAGTTTGAAGCGGCCGGGCAGCGATCATTCCCCGGCAAAAACATGGATGTTGACCTCGTGATCACCGGTGGCGGCCTTTCCGGCGTATGCGGCGCCATTACCGCAGCAAGGCAGGGCCTCAAAGTAGTGCTGGTGCAGGATCGCCCGGTATTGGGCGGCAACGCCAGCAGTGAAGTGCGGCTCTGGATACTTGGCGCTACTTCGCACATGGGCAATAACAACCGCTGGGCAAGGGAAGGCGGATTGGTAGATGAGCTGCTGGTAGAGAACACTTTCCGCAACCCCGAAGGCAATCCCCTCATATTCGATACCATTTTGCTGGACAAGGTGACCTGTGAACCGAACATCACCCTGCTGCTGAACACGGCCGTGTATGCCGTTGAGAAAAAAGACGCCCACACCATCCGCTCCCTGAAAGCATTCTGCAGCCAGAACCAGACCGAATACACTTTAACCGCCCCCCTCTTCATGGACGCCTCGGGAGATGGCGTAGTGGGCTTTCTCTCCGGCGCCGCCTTCCGCATGGGCGCTGAAACAAAAGAAGAGTTCGGCGAACTGTTCGCACCTTCCAGAGAATACGGCGAACTGCTCGGCCATTCACTCTATTTCTACAGCAAAGACACCGGCAAACCGGTAAAGTTCGTACCGCCGGCTTATGCGCTGGACGATATCACCAAAGTGCCGAAGTTCAAAAGCTTCAACGCGCGTGAATTCGGTTGCAAACTCTGGTGGATAGAATATGGCGGCCGGCTGGATACGGTGCATGACACGGAAGAGATCAAATGGGAGCTTTGGAAAGTGGTGTATGGTGTATGGAATTACATCAAGAACTCCGGCAATTTCCCCGAAGCGGAAAACCTTACGCTGGAATGGGTAGGCACTATTCCCGGCAAAAGGGAAAGCCGGCGGTTCGAGGGGGATTATATGCTTCGGCAGCAGGATATTGTAGCGCAACACCAGCATGAGGATGCCATTGCATTCGGTGGCTGGTCCATCGACCTGCATCCGGCGGATGGGGTATTCAGCGAAAAACCGGGATGCAACCAATGGCACAGCAAAGGTATCTACCAGATCCCCTACCGTTGCGTGTACAGCAGCAACATCCGCAACCTCTTCCTGGCGGGCCGCATCATCAGCGCCAGCCATGTGGCATTCGGCTCTACCCGCGTGATGGCCACCGCCGCGCATGTATCGCAGGCCGCCGCCATGGCCGCCGTGATCTGCCGGGAGCAGGGAATACAACCTGCGGATATCATCAGCAAAGGATGGATCAACACCCTGCAGCAACGCCTGCTGAAAACCGGCCACCACATCCCGGGCCTCACGCACCGGGATGAGAAAGACCTTGTACAATCCGCTGCCATCACCGCATCCAGCGAACTGGTATTCCGTGAATTTACCGGCGATCCGCTGAAAAAACCGCTGGACGCAGCCGTAGCGCAGATGATCCCGCTGCAGCAAGGAAAGATCGGCCCGCTTACCTTTCATGCAGATGCCGCAACAGCCACCACGCTGGAAGTGGAATTGCGCATCAGCAGCAAAGCAGGCAATTATACGCCGGATGTTACCCTTGCGAGGCAAACATTACCCGTCCATCCCGGCAGGAACTGCCTGCAGCTCAACTTCGATGCGGAAATGCCCGAAGCTGCCTACGCCTTCGTTACTTTCCTGAAGAACCCGCAGGTGCAGCTGCACCGTACGGAAAAACGGGTGACCGGCCTGTTGTCCGTTTTCAATACGATCAACAAAGCGGTATCCAATTACGGCAAACAAACGCCGCCGGAAGACATCGGCATGGATACCTTCGAGTTCTGGTGCCCGCAACGCCGGCCGGAAGGGCATAACATCGATTTCAAATATCCCGAAGGCCTGGATCTGTTTAAAGCTGATAACATCCGTAACGGTACCGACCGGCCTACTACGCAGCCGAATGCCTGGGTGGCGGACTGGCAGGACAATAACCCTGCGCTTACCCTGCGCTGGGACACGCCGCAGCACATACGCGAAATCGACATCTTCTTTGATACGGATTACGATCACCCGATGGAATCCGTATTGATGACGCATCCTGAAACGGTCATGCCTTTCTGTGTGCAGGAATACCAGGTGAAAGATGATAAAGGGAACGTGATCGCATCGGCGGTGGATAATCATCAAACCTGCAACCGTATCCGTTTTGAGCAGGCCATAAACACCGGCAGCCTCACCATAGCAGTGAAGCATCCTTCAGCGGAGGTGCCGGCGGCGGTGTTTTCGGTCAGGTGTTATGAATAG
- a CDS encoding SGNH/GDSL hydrolase family protein — MNRQQLKSATQRRPDKGYAAGFLKRTCLSLLPALLCMHAAHAQTAEELIAASQAGASPLYFDVHTANVPLVTTGSFRDERECNVRKGLPNFFHKALNGKTVTAGFIGGSITQGSACYRPQTAKYLQSMFPGVTLKALNAGVSGTGTDLGACRLHDQLLQYHPDLIFVEFAVNGAYAPGMEGIIRQIRQFDPEIDICLIYTISNGQTKIYAEGDVPENIAGLEKVAAHYGIPSIHLGMEAAMLEKSGELHWKHNGDVPGKIIFSRDGIHPLPAGGNLYAAAIARGMQQMKKLNTPLRHAIPAPLFPDNWEDAGMYAPLELAQFSEGWQKTATRQQFAAWFPYIMEASAPGASFTFRFNGTAFGLFTIGGPEAGQLGITVDGKPLPLSTRPLPGTRIFRPGEQPWLNLFNSYCNNRYRGQHDLVALPPGDHTVTIQLSTEKADKVKILGAQRQEDILQHPEKYDRTVIYLGKILLRGRRI; from the coding sequence ATGAACCGACAACAGCTGAAGAGTGCGACGCAACGGCGGCCAGATAAGGGATATGCAGCCGGGTTCCTGAAAAGGACCTGTCTCTCTCTCCTTCCAGCCCTCCTGTGTATGCATGCCGCACACGCGCAAACCGCCGAGGAGTTGATCGCAGCTTCGCAGGCGGGCGCATCGCCTTTGTACTTTGATGTTCATACGGCGAATGTGCCGCTGGTAACTACCGGCAGCTTCCGGGATGAACGGGAGTGCAACGTCAGAAAAGGATTGCCCAACTTCTTTCACAAAGCGCTGAACGGGAAAACGGTCACCGCGGGATTCATTGGCGGCAGCATCACACAAGGCTCGGCATGCTACCGGCCGCAAACGGCAAAATACCTCCAGTCCATGTTCCCCGGCGTAACGCTGAAGGCACTCAACGCAGGCGTTTCCGGCACGGGCACCGATCTTGGCGCCTGCCGGCTTCATGACCAGCTGCTGCAATACCATCCGGACCTGATATTCGTTGAATTTGCGGTGAACGGGGCTTATGCTCCCGGCATGGAAGGCATCATCCGGCAGATCCGGCAATTTGACCCGGAGATCGATATCTGCCTGATCTATACCATCAGTAACGGACAAACGAAAATATATGCGGAAGGCGATGTTCCGGAAAATATAGCCGGACTGGAAAAAGTGGCAGCGCATTATGGCATCCCTTCCATTCATCTTGGTATGGAAGCCGCCATGCTGGAGAAATCCGGCGAGCTGCACTGGAAGCACAACGGCGATGTACCGGGCAAGATCATTTTTTCCCGGGACGGCATTCACCCGCTGCCGGCCGGTGGCAATCTTTACGCGGCGGCCATAGCGCGTGGAATGCAGCAGATGAAAAAACTGAACACACCCCTGCGCCATGCCATACCCGCCCCGCTGTTCCCGGATAACTGGGAAGATGCCGGAATGTATGCCCCGCTTGAGCTGGCGCAATTCAGCGAAGGCTGGCAGAAAACCGCGACCAGGCAACAATTTGCCGCCTGGTTCCCTTACATCATGGAAGCCTCCGCCCCCGGCGCCTCCTTCACCTTCCGGTTCAACGGCACAGCATTCGGCCTGTTTACGATCGGCGGGCCGGAAGCGGGACAACTTGGTATTACGGTGGATGGCAAGCCGCTGCCGCTGTCCACCCGCCCGTTGCCGGGAACAAGGATATTCCGGCCCGGGGAACAGCCCTGGCTCAATCTCTTCAACAGCTATTGCAATAACCGCTACCGCGGACAACATGACCTGGTAGCGCTGCCACCCGGCGATCATACCGTTACCATACAATTGTCAACCGAGAAAGCAGACAAGGTAAAGATACTGGGCGCACAACGGCAGGAAGATATTTTACAGCATCCGGAAAAGTATGACCGCACGGTGATCTACCTCGGCAAAATATTGCTCAGGGGACGCAGGATATAA
- a CDS encoding glycerophosphoryl diester phosphodiesterase, translated as MKKCTGLIGLWLFAQTAVAQQYVSLESSALKLSWIKKESGWQLHNVTAGRTKLRKPSGEYTLLYAREKPDSTPAKEYAHFPGKQYHYIVPLWQEITQPVQLNTAGEALHFYPAGAVSGKDNALVFTKELNTAMVTTTWSIDPVYASDVRVIISLRAKQAGYFSIATPTIAAATPEELQWAGIPGHFQSNMIEKDLIRSFAYMQGIPDKPVLVRERTAATLSPYMEMKNKVTLAVIPDPGTGQDPWASDAKTRTPWRLGLSLMNRKAMLTPTAYHPVLGQKGSFLQAGDTVSFSFRYSIQQRDWYTVYKHAVNDIYRFPDFLALKQTAQSLTDRILAMHRYVTDDKTSMWRTEDYNGLRIGAQAYLGGVYGSAKDAMKNSDYGAMWMLANIMQDSVLKQTRLPYARNFKLQQQEEQPGFFYGAAAGQYYLSKSKRFTEEWGPYVEPIGLTYYMLMDAGNILLFEPGDTVLRNTLQKAADKLLSWMDRNGRWQVAYDQATRQPMFTEVEDLRPTFYGLVIAYRILGDKKYLDAARKGADWYIENAVEKGRFLGVCGDTRFAPDFATAQSAQALLELYDITKTARYRNAATAVARLYTTSIYTHPIPGTAIKTVNGARRQDWEISQAGLSFEHGGSLGSANYRGPILLASHAGMFVRMFALTGDSLFLNMARAGALGRDAFVDPQTSVASYYWDVMNKGAGPYPHHAWWQIGWITDYLLAEAGMRSGGRVTFPRGFITPKVGPHQSYGFAPGEVYGTPADLLLKEGLLHTGSPYLDYYCAINRKEKQLFFILLNNDDEQLHTRLQVDYSKLSLQDGNAQRTTLKTADGKRSLHPVDASLITVNGERKKLHDVYTIPLSLAPYGIAVIAVTYN; from the coding sequence ATACCTTGCTGTATGCCAGGGAAAAACCGGACTCCACGCCCGCGAAGGAATACGCACACTTCCCGGGAAAGCAATACCACTACATCGTTCCCCTCTGGCAGGAGATCACGCAACCGGTACAGCTCAATACGGCGGGAGAAGCCCTGCATTTTTATCCCGCCGGAGCGGTTTCGGGAAAAGATAACGCGCTGGTATTCACAAAAGAGCTGAACACGGCTATGGTGACCACCACCTGGAGCATAGACCCGGTGTATGCATCGGATGTTCGGGTAATTATCAGCCTGCGGGCGAAACAGGCCGGATACTTTTCCATTGCCACGCCTACCATCGCTGCGGCTACGCCCGAAGAATTGCAATGGGCAGGTATTCCCGGCCACTTTCAAAGCAATATGATCGAAAAGGATCTGATCCGGTCCTTTGCCTATATGCAGGGCATTCCTGACAAACCGGTACTGGTCAGGGAACGGACGGCTGCCACGCTTTCTCCCTACATGGAAATGAAGAACAAGGTCACCCTCGCGGTGATCCCTGACCCCGGTACAGGGCAGGACCCCTGGGCATCAGATGCGAAAACCCGCACTCCCTGGCGCCTGGGCCTGTCTCTCATGAACCGGAAAGCCATGCTGACGCCTACGGCCTATCATCCGGTGCTGGGACAGAAAGGATCATTCCTGCAGGCAGGGGACACCGTTTCCTTCTCCTTCCGTTATTCCATTCAGCAGCGGGATTGGTACACCGTGTACAAACATGCGGTGAACGATATCTACCGCTTCCCGGATTTCCTGGCGCTGAAGCAAACCGCGCAATCGCTGACAGACCGGATACTGGCCATGCACCGCTATGTGACCGATGATAAAACGTCCATGTGGCGGACGGAAGATTACAACGGCCTCCGCATCGGCGCGCAGGCCTATCTGGGCGGTGTATATGGCTCCGCCAAAGATGCCATGAAAAATTCCGACTACGGCGCCATGTGGATGCTCGCCAATATCATGCAGGATTCAGTACTGAAGCAAACAAGGCTGCCTTATGCCCGCAACTTCAAGCTGCAGCAGCAGGAGGAGCAGCCGGGCTTCTTTTACGGCGCCGCAGCGGGACAATATTACCTCTCCAAAAGCAAACGGTTCACCGAGGAATGGGGACCATATGTCGAGCCGATAGGGCTGACCTATTACATGCTGATGGATGCCGGTAATATCCTGCTGTTTGAACCGGGCGATACGGTGCTGCGGAATACCCTGCAGAAAGCAGCGGATAAATTGCTGTCGTGGATGGACAGGAATGGCCGCTGGCAGGTAGCATACGATCAGGCCACACGGCAGCCGATGTTTACCGAAGTGGAAGACCTGCGGCCGACTTTCTACGGCCTGGTGATCGCCTACCGGATACTGGGGGACAAAAAATACCTGGATGCAGCACGCAAGGGCGCTGACTGGTATATCGAAAATGCGGTGGAGAAAGGCCGTTTCCTGGGCGTTTGCGGAGATACCCGTTTTGCGCCGGACTTTGCCACAGCCCAGAGCGCACAGGCGCTGCTGGAGTTATACGACATCACAAAAACAGCACGTTATCGCAACGCGGCAACAGCCGTGGCAAGATTATACACCACCTCCATCTACACCCATCCCATCCCCGGTACCGCCATCAAAACCGTGAACGGGGCCCGGCGGCAGGATTGGGAGATCAGCCAGGCAGGCCTGAGCTTTGAGCACGGCGGTAGCCTGGGGTCAGCCAACTACCGCGGCCCGATCCTGCTGGCAAGCCATGCCGGGATGTTCGTGCGGATGTTTGCCCTGACCGGCGATTCACTTTTTCTGAACATGGCGAGGGCCGGAGCCTTGGGCCGGGATGCATTTGTAGACCCGCAGACGAGCGTGGCTTCGTATTACTGGGATGTGATGAATAAAGGCGCTGGCCCCTACCCGCATCATGCCTGGTGGCAGATCGGGTGGATCACGGATTACCTGCTGGCCGAAGCCGGCATGCGCTCCGGCGGAAGGGTGACATTCCCCCGCGGTTTCATTACCCCGAAAGTTGGGCCGCACCAGTCTTACGGCTTTGCACCGGGCGAGGTGTACGGCACTCCGGCAGACCTGTTGCTGAAAGAAGGCCTGCTTCATACCGGCAGTCCTTACCTGGACTATTACTGCGCCATCAACCGGAAAGAAAAGCAACTGTTTTTCATCCTGCTGAATAATGATGATGAACAACTTCATACCAGGTTGCAGGTGGATTACAGCAAACTCTCCCTGCAGGACGGTAACGCACAGCGCACCACACTGAAAACAGCTGACGGCAAACGCTCCCTTCACCCCGTCGATGCATCGCTGATCACCGTGAACGGAGAAAGAAAAAAACTTCATGACGTGTACACGATCCCGTTATCACTGGCACCATATGGCATCGCAGTGATAGCAGTCACCTATAACTAG